The Planctomycetota bacterium genomic sequence CCCGAGTCGATGAGAAGCCCGGAGCCGAAAGGCCTGCTGCTGAGGCGGCGGGAACTTTTCGGCGGGCTTCGGCTTGCGTCGGAGTCCCGTGTATCCGTTGTTCCGCGTCGCAGGCGGATCGGCGGGTCATGTCCAGCCGGTGCTTGTCGCTCGTTGCGACGACGCCGGTGGATCCCGCCGTCGGCAACGGGCCGTCGCCGGATCGGGTCGGATCGTCCGACGCGTTCGGCAAGCCGAGTCACTCGGCAAGACGGTGTGACGGGATCGAAACGGCGTCTTGGCTGGAATGGACCGGCCGGACGCCGTTGCGGAGTTGGTCCTGCCGCGGCGTGTTGCTGCGGGCCAGGCCGATTCCGGGTCGTGCCACGGCCGGTCATGTGACCGGCGACGACACCCGGCGTTACGCCGGTTCGAGCTGGCCCAGGGCCGGCAACCCCACGGAAGGACACTTACGCCATGTCGCGTATCAACACGAACGTGAACTCGCTGGTCGCACAGCGCGTTCTCTCGCAGAACAACGCTTCGCTCAACAAGAGCCTCGAGCGTTTGTCGACAGGTCTGAAGATCAACAGCGGTGCCGACAACCCGGCCGGCCTGATTGCATCGGAGAACCTGCGTGCCGAGAAGACCGGCATCACCGCCGCCCTGAACAACGCCGAGCGTGCCGGCAACATCATCGCCACGGCCGAAGGTGGCCTGGCGGAAGTTGGCAACCTGCTCAACGAGCTTCAGGGTCTGGTCGTCGAGACCGCCAACTCCGGCGGCCTCAGCGCCGAAGAGCTTGAGGCCAACCAGCTTCAGGTCGACGGCATTCTCAACACCATCAACCGCCTCGCCGGCAGCGTCAACTTCCAGGGCCAGAAGCTCCTGGACGGCACCTACGGTTACGAGACGAGCGGCACCAACCTGTCGTCCGTCAACAACCTGCGTGTCAACAGCGCTCGCCTGCCCGACGGTTCGACCCAGGCTGTGACGGTTCAGGTGACGGGCTCGGCCCAGGTCGCCAGCATCGCCACCGCCGCCGGTGCCACCCTCAGCGCCGCTGTGACCATTGAGGTCGCCGGCAACAAGGGCACCGAGCAGCTCAGCTTCCTCTCGAGTGCTGCGATCAGCAGCGTCGCCGCCGGCATCAACGCCCTCAAGGACGTCACCGGCGTCGAGGCCACGGTCAGCGGCACGAGCCTCCGTATCGATTCGACCGGCTTCGGTTCGGATCAGTTCGTGAAGGTCACCGCCATTTCCGGCGGCGGCTTCAACGGCGGTACGGGCAGCGACGAGGGTCAGGACGCCACGGTCAGCGTCAACGGTGGCGAAGCCAGCGTCGACGGCCTTTCCGTCAAGTACCGCAGCAGCAACCTCGACGTCGAGTTCGACCTCATCGAGGGTGCCAACTACAACGGTTCGACTGTCGCCAAGAGCTTCAGCGTCGTTGCTGGTGGTGCGGACTTCTCGCTGGGTTCGAAGGTCTCCGAGACCGAGAAGGCCTCGATCGGCATCAATTCGGTGTCGACAGGCAGCCTCGGCCTCGACGGCTCGTTCCTGTCGAGCATTGCCTCGGGTGGTGCCAACAGCCTCACCAGCGGCAACTTCACCACCGCTCAGGAAGCCCTGTCCGAGTCGATCAAGCAGGTCAGCCAGGCCCGCGGTCGTCTGGGCAGCTTCCAGAAGTTCACCATCGGCAGCACCGTCAACCAGCTCGGTGTCGCCTTTGAGAACGCTTCGGCCGCCGAGAGCGCCATCCGCGACGCGGACTTCGCCCTCGAGACTGCCGAACTGACCCGCAGCCAGATCCTGGCTCAGGCCAGCACGACGGTTCTCGCCCAGGCGAACCAGCAGCCCCAGCGAGTCCTCTCGCTGCTCGGCTAAACCACCACAAGCCGTCTGCCGGTTCGCCGGCAGACATCGCGTTCCCCACAAGGGCGTCCCGCAATGCGGGACGTCCTTTTTTTGTATGAAACCGGATTCAGGACGGCCGTCCGTCTGGTCGATGAACAGCATTGGTGACGCCTTGCACGGCGTGACCGGGGGCCTTCGGCGGACAACGTTGTCCGCACCGCGACGTATGCGGAGGCAGGTGGATGGAACCCGCCAAGACATCCAAAGCGACTGATTCGCAACGCAAGGGGCAACCCGACCAAGCAGTCACCGAGTCTCTCAGGCAGACTCACGTCGCCCGTGAAGAATATCGCCAGGTATTGGCAACGCTCGCCGGGATTGGAACGATCCTTGTCAAAGGGGCGTCGCTTGCGGGGAGCGTTCTGTGCGAATCGAATTGCTGCAGGTCGTGTGAGTCGTGTAGTCGTGAGCCGACGTGTGACGGCATCGTCCGCGCGTTGGAGCGCGTTGATCAGCTGCTGGCACGATGCACGGTCGCCGGCACGCCCGCCTTCGATGGGCAGCGGGATCATCGCTGTCGGCTCGGTAACCGACAGGACGAATGCACCTCTTCCATGCTGCCGGGCGCGGTCACGCCGAACCAACTGACCATCCGACCCATCACGGTCGCGCGTGAGCAAACACTTGGCAAACGCTCGTTTCACGTCCGCGTCCACGAAGCGCCCACGAGTGCTTCCTGCACGATTCGCCCACGCTCGTCAGCCATCGCCGACAAGGACGCGCAGCCAGAGGCGAACTGCCGGTGCATGATCACACCTGGCAAGGAAACGCGTCTTCGTGCCTGCTCCCTCAATCAGGGAGCCAACCTCTTTCTTCCGCCGTATCCAGTCAAGCGAACCGAACTGGCCGCCATGCGACGCGCCCTGGCACCGCTCGGCCTTCGCGTAACCGTCCGAGGTCAGACGCTGCTGATTCGGGCCACCTCCGAAGGCTCCGCGAACAATTTCAAACTCAAACTGCTCAACGGCATCGACCGCCACTACAGCCTTGAAGCAGCCGTCGTCGGCCGCGATGCCTCCATTCGCATCGACGGGCGACCTGTTTCGGCGGTCGGGGCTGTCGCCCATCTGCGTCGCGACGACGACCACCTCGCCGTCGAGATTGGCGGACAGCTCGACGCAGCTGGCAGCGAACTGCTGATTCACGTCGACGGCGGTTGCGTCCTGCCGATCATCCGCCAGACCCATCGCGACGGAAAGACCGTCTGGCTGCCCGAAGACTGGCCCACGAACAAACGGACCGGACGCATGGTCCGCTCCGACGGCTGCCGCGTCAGCATCGGCCTGCCCGAACTCTCGACACGAACGCTCGGCCTGCCACGACTGACGCTGGCGGCACTCATCCGATCCACCAACGCCGGCTACATGCCGCGTCGCAGCAGTGAGGCGATCCTCGCCGCGATGCGGCAGGTGCTGGACGTTCAGGCGCGGCTCGAGCACGCGTGCAAGCTCATCGACGCCGCCCTGATCGCCGCCTCGGCAGATTGGCCGACCATGCGGGCCGACAAAGCTCAGGACGAAGGTTGCGACCCGACGCAGCAGAACCGACGATCCGCCGCGTGACGCAGGCTTCGTCCGACGCAACCACGCCGACGGTCGAGGCAACGCCACGCCAGCGCGTCGCCTGGATGCTCTACGACTGGGCCAACAGCGGCTACGGACTCGTCTGGGGCTCCATCTTCCCGCAGGTCTTCATCCGCTCGCTTCTGCCCGAGCAGTCGACGTGGGAACCGCGCATCGTCGACGGCAAGACCGAGCCCGCGACGGGCCTGGTCGTCATTGGCATCGACGTTCCCGGCAGCAGCGTCTTTGCCGTTTTCGTCGCAATGGTCGCGTTCCTGACAGTGCTGAGCGCGCCCGTCCTCGGAGCCCTGGCCGACGCACGCGGCTGGCAGAAGCGGCTCTTCATCACCACCGCCACGGCCGGGTCGTGCGTCGCGATGCTGCAGGTGCTCGTGCCCGTCGACTCCGCCTACGGCTGGCAGCTGGCGATGGGCATCTACTGCGTGAGCCTCTATTTCTTCGGCCTGTCGATCGCGTTCTACAACGCGTTCCTGCCCGTTCTTGCCGGATCGATGGGTGAGAACAAGCTGGGCGGATGGGGCTTTGCCGTCGGCTACATCGGCGGGGCGATCATGCTGATCATCGCCGGCCTGGTGTTGCCGGCCGTGTTGCCGGACTTTGAGAATCGCTTCAATCTCGGCCTGGGTCTGAGTGGGCTGTGGTGGCTGCTCTTCAGCCTGCCCGCCTTCTTCCTGCTGCCCAAGGTGCCGCCCGCCAGCGACGCGCACCTTCGGCCCAAAGGCATCTTCGGCCCGTTCAAGCAGGTCGCCGGGACCCTCAGGCACCTGCGCAGCTACCGGATGCTCTTCCTGTTCCTGCTGGCGTTCCTGGTCTACATCAACGGCGTCGAGTCGGTCATCAACCTCGCCAGCGCGTTCGCAAGCGACGTCCTGATGATGAGCGTCGGCGAGCTGACCGTCATGTACCTCGTCGTCCAGTTCGTCGCCTTCGCCGGTGCCGCGACCTGCGGCTACGCGGCGGAGCGCTTCGGCAACAAGCCCGTCATCACCACGACGCTGCTCGCCTGGTGCGTCGGCGTCGGGCTGACCTACTTCGTCCAGACGCCGACGCAATTCACGCTGCTGGGCGTGCTGATCGGCCTGGTGCTGGGCGGCGTGCAGTCGTCCAGCCGCAACCTCATGAGCAAGCTCGCCCCGAGCCACATCCGCAACGAGGCCTTCGGCTTCTACGCCATCGGCACCAAGGCGATGAGCATCTTCGGCCCGCTCCTCTTCGCCGGCGTCGGCATTCTCGCCGGGCCACGCTTCGCTGTCTTCGCCGTCCTGCCCTTCCTCATCGTCGGCCTGATCCTGCTGCAGTTCGTTCGCGAACCAAAGCCAGCAGTCGCGTAGGGCAACGTTTCATCGGACTTAGCGCGCTGGCGAAGGTTGAAACGCGATCTCGCCGATGTACACTCCATCCGTCCAGCCGGATCAACGGTTCGAACGCTTTTGCCGCATCTCGCCGAGACATCTTCCGTCGTCGACCACCTCGCCGTCCTTGCGGACGCCACGCGGCTGCGGCTCCTGCGTGTGCTGGAAGCCGACGAACTCACGGTCGCGGACCTACGCGACGTCCTGCAACTGCCGCAGAGCACCGTCAGCCGGCACCTCAAAACCCTGCTCGACGGCGGCTGGGTCGTCCATCGACGCGAAGGCACTGCCGGCTTCTACCGGCTCATTCTCGACGAGCTCGACGAGTCGCGTCGCACGCTCTGGCTCGCCACGCGTGAATCGAGCGGCCACTGGGCGACGGCAGAGCAGGACTTGCTTCGGCTTCGTCAACACCTCGCGAATCGCGATGCCGGCGGGTTCTTCGCAGGCGTCGCCGGCGATTGGCAGGCCATCCGCGACGAGCAGTACGGCCGATCGTTCGAGGCAATGGCGGGCCTGGCGTTGCTGCCGGCCGACGCAGTCGTCGCCGACCTCGGCTGCGGTGGGGGACACTTCACAGAACAGCTCTCGGCCTTCGCTGCCGAAGTCGTAGGGATCGACGCCTCTCCCGACATGCTCAAGGCCGCACGTCGCCGCCTTCGGCCACTGGACAACGTCAAGCTCAAGCAGGCCGAGCTGTCGGGCGTGCCGCTCGACGACGCGTCGTGCGACGCCGTCTTCTGCGTTCTGGCCCTGAGCTACGTCGAATCGCCCGCCGCGGTGGCGAGTGAGATGCGTCGCCTGCTCAAGCCGAACGGCCGCTGCGTGATCGTCGACCTGCTCGCCCACGACCTCGACGACTTCCGCCGCCGCATGGGCCAACGCCACCGCGGCTTCACCGCCGACACCGTCGCCGACCTCCTCGCCAGCTTTACGAACACCCGCGTCGTCCCCCTCCCGCCCGAGCCGGACGCCAAGGGGCCGGCGCTGTTCATCGCAAGCGGGGGTGCTGGTGGATGAGAAGCCGATCCTCGACTACTCCGGACCACGCGATGACGAGCAGAAACCGCGTCGCTTCGGAAGCTCGCCACTCGCTGCATCCATCATCGTCATTCTGATTCCGTTCGTGATCATCCCAAGCCTCATCTTCACGCTGCTGGCGATCGCCTACAGGTACTTCTGACCCTCCTCCCTCAGCCCTCCTCCTTCCTCCTTTCTGAACAACATGACCGCAACTGCCACCGACATCGGAACCTCCGCCGCCACCAAGAGCGGCCTCGAATACCAGCTCAAGCCCGGGGCCTCGCTCGACGAGCTCCAAGAGCTCGCCCTGCAGGGCCGCAAGGAGCTCGACCTCGCCGAGCAGGAGATGCCCGGCCTCATCGCCTGCCGCGAAGAGTTCGGCCCCAAGAAGCCGCTGGCCGGCCTTGACATCGGCGGCTCGCTGCACATGACCGTGCAGACGGCTGTCCTCATCGAGACGCTGACTGAGCTCGGCGCCAACGTCCGCTGGTGCTCGTGCAACATCTTCAGCACCCAGGACAACGCCGCCGCCGCGGTCGTCGCCGGCAAGAACGGCACGATCCGTGATCCCAAGGGCGTGCCCGTCTTCGCGTGGAAGGGCGAGACCCTCGAAGAGTACTGGGCCTGCACCGAGCGCATGCTCGACTTCGGCGACTTCAAGGGTCCCGACCAGATCGTCGACGACGGTGGCGACGCCACGATGCTCATCACCAAGGGCCTCGAGTACACCAAGGCCGGCAGCGTCCCCGGCCCGGAGACGACCGACAACACCGAGTTCAAGGAAGTCCTGAAGCTCCTCGCCAAGACGATCGAGGCCACGCCTGACCGCTGGGTCAACGCCGCCAAGACCTGCAAGGGCGTCAGCGAAGAGACGACGACCGGCGTCATGCGGCTCTACGAGGCCGAGCGCAACGGCACGCTGCTCTTCCCGGCCATCAACGTCAACGACTCGGTCACCAAGACCAA encodes the following:
- a CDS encoding metalloregulator ArsR/SmtB family transcription factor, which produces MPHLAETSSVVDHLAVLADATRLRLLRVLEADELTVADLRDVLQLPQSTVSRHLKTLLDGGWVVHRREGTAGFYRLILDELDESRRTLWLATRESSGHWATAEQDLLRLRQHLANRDAGGFFAGVAGDWQAIRDEQYGRSFEAMAGLALLPADAVVADLGCGGGHFTEQLSAFAAEVVGIDASPDMLKAARRRLRPLDNVKLKQAELSGVPLDDASCDAVFCVLALSYVESPAAVASEMRRLLKPNGRCVIVDLLAHDLDDFRRRMGQRHRGFTADTVADLLASFTNTRVVPLPPEPDAKGPALFIASGGAGG
- a CDS encoding flagellin, with translation MSRINTNVNSLVAQRVLSQNNASLNKSLERLSTGLKINSGADNPAGLIASENLRAEKTGITAALNNAERAGNIIATAEGGLAEVGNLLNELQGLVVETANSGGLSAEELEANQLQVDGILNTINRLAGSVNFQGQKLLDGTYGYETSGTNLSSVNNLRVNSARLPDGSTQAVTVQVTGSAQVASIATAAGATLSAAVTIEVAGNKGTEQLSFLSSAAISSVAAGINALKDVTGVEATVSGTSLRIDSTGFGSDQFVKVTAISGGGFNGGTGSDEGQDATVSVNGGEASVDGLSVKYRSSNLDVEFDLIEGANYNGSTVAKSFSVVAGGADFSLGSKVSETEKASIGINSVSTGSLGLDGSFLSSIASGGANSLTSGNFTTAQEALSESIKQVSQARGRLGSFQKFTIGSTVNQLGVAFENASAAESAIRDADFALETAELTRSQILAQASTTVLAQANQQPQRVLSLLG
- a CDS encoding MFS transporter, translated to MRPDAAEPTIRRVTQASSDATTPTVEATPRQRVAWMLYDWANSGYGLVWGSIFPQVFIRSLLPEQSTWEPRIVDGKTEPATGLVVIGIDVPGSSVFAVFVAMVAFLTVLSAPVLGALADARGWQKRLFITTATAGSCVAMLQVLVPVDSAYGWQLAMGIYCVSLYFFGLSIAFYNAFLPVLAGSMGENKLGGWGFAVGYIGGAIMLIIAGLVLPAVLPDFENRFNLGLGLSGLWWLLFSLPAFFLLPKVPPASDAHLRPKGIFGPFKQVAGTLRHLRSYRMLFLFLLAFLVYINGVESVINLASAFASDVLMMSVGELTVMYLVVQFVAFAGAATCGYAAERFGNKPVITTTLLAWCVGVGLTYFVQTPTQFTLLGVLIGLVLGGVQSSSRNLMSKLAPSHIRNEAFGFYAIGTKAMSIFGPLLFAGVGILAGPRFAVFAVLPFLIVGLILLQFVREPKPAVA